Within the Scleropages formosus chromosome 8, fSclFor1.1, whole genome shotgun sequence genome, the region atggaaatgttaaagAAGAATAGATCTTAAAGAGGCACAATTGTTCTATGTATCTACAAAATGTTGTGCCGTCACTTAGTTCTGTCCTGTTCTTCCTGTGTATTTAATTGTTCTACATGTACAGTAACCTGGCACTTGTATTTTGTCCTCCACATACACAGATGCAGTATATGTTCTAATTCAGTGTTTACAACCCTGTTGTCAAGAATAGCAAAGCTGCTAGTTTGGCTGTTTCCGAGTAACATGGTAGTCATAAAGGTTTTACTAAATTCAAGTACCATATTTGGTGACAAAGCTATTCTTAAATTAAGTTGTATAATCGTGAAGAAGATGGAAGAGGTAGTACAATTGTGTGAGGTTGACTACATCCCTGTGTAACTCCCATTCCCGGTTATACAACACAACTCCCATCCCAGGTTATTGGTTGAGAGCAGTCATTCAGTGTAACCCCAACAAAATAAACGTGAAATGAATAGTAAcaggaacatttaagaaaatttcaGAATACAGTAAGTTTATTTAACTGCATATAGAAACTCCATTATGCTTAAGGCAAAAGCATAAGGCAACATGGGAGAATAGTGTCACATTTCAACCAATCACATCCATCATTTAAGGTTCATCTAATATCACAACAAGAAAgaacatatttatatgtattattaattcatttagttgacttTTCTAAAGTGCActgcttctccaaagcactttatagtgttaaactacttacagttatctTCCAATTTATGGAGCCTGTATTTTTGCGGTATGAATTGACAGTAAaaaccttgctctagggtactacagcagaaggtgaaatGCATAACTCGGTCCTTTCAGTCATTATAAAAATAAGATACAAACATGTAACTATTAACAAAATTACTTAAATCCTAGTGACACACAGCTTTTTTGGTGAAGTCTTACTGAGGGGTGACTTAAGGTTCATTtcaaacttttgttttatttgcactATTTACAGAAATGGTAACCGGTAAGGGATAACAATGCAGAACTTGGCACTGGGAAGGTCTGGGAAGTGAATATTCTCTGACAGGGATGTGCTCTCTGGTCTCCTTATTAGGGTCGTGTGCTCTGCTACTGTCTGGGAAGGTTTAAATATGTGGGGATGAGCACATTGTCCCTCTTTCCTCATAGCTTTATGCTGCCGTGCACATGGCCATGCACACATGCTCCACGCTTATATAAACTGACTTAACATGAATACCCTTACACTAGCATAAATAAAACTTCAATTTTGCAATCTGATGAAGATCATCTTAACATCAAACACTTGTTTGTGACACTAAACAGTATCTACAACAGctgagtgtctgtgtgctttgcagagtgacatAGACAGTGTTCTtgaaaactttatttcttttgtatcataaacatttgtgagccaaattatcaaaatgtctccatcCAATGCACCATGTAAGGTGTTTCACACCCAGTGCTTGAGAGGTAGGCTATGAGACTGCAAATCTGTGCTGGACAGGTAGTTAttggtaatgaatgaatgacattgaagcttgaaataataattttgtaacTAATGTTATGAAATAGATTGGGGGTGTTATTTACATAACAATAccattcattttgctttttaaatgacttttggGTGTCATGTTTTTCACCCAGAAACCAAATTTTTCTCCCCATaacaaataatggtaattccATCATGCCACAATGGGAATTCAACGGTCAGGTTGATTTCACAGAATTAACCCTGTTAagtgaggaatgggtgtataTTACTTGCCCTACTTGCCTTCATGTCATGCTGGTCCCAGGAATGCTACAAATACCAGAAGCATATAGGATTAGGGAATTAAAAATTCTCCATGCAAAAACATAAAGggaaggacaagtggttcaaatgCAGCAGGCTACTTCTGCTGTGCAGCTGGTAACACGGTTATTTACAATTCTCTGAAGGGTAACTGATGTAGCTTAGCTTTTATGTGGaataactattttaaaattcttaatcttttttttatcaCTGCACATGACAGCATTGACACACAATAAGTGTGGTTGTAACACATGGATGTAAAGGCTATAAATTTACCTGTTTTTGAAGTCTAGTTGCACCTAATGTTTTGttcatgtattttatatttatttgacattGGAAAGACTCTCACTTTTTTAATCATGTCCTCAGAATTTCTAGCCCATCCCCTGTGATGTGTGACCCTGGTTTAAATCTATTTGTGACCCAAAGGCCAAAGTAGgttaatataaatgaatttaaaaaactcCCCTCACTAAGTCTACAGAGAATATTGTTCAGCTAACCCACATCGGGAAAGGAATGACCTTGCTGGTGTGCTTTATTTGACCTGGCCTCCTTGAAAATCACATTCAAAATTTGTTCACCACATTCATGCCTCCATGTTATTGATTCAGATAACATACTGCCTGCCCCTGTCATGATTCACATGGGAATAATACAAATTGTGTTGTCCCCCTGGAGTGCTTCCTCCCCTAAGTTACTTCCCTTTCATCCGACAGTGTCTCTGCTGGCAGTAGAGGAGTATGAGGTGATGCAGGGGAGCCTGGAACTGGAGAAGGACCTAAGGAAGGAGGCTGAGAACTTTGCACGGGAGGTAGTTTTTCGAGCAATTTCCACAAAATATTCAGATTTCAccaacatgtttttaaaattattgctgCAGTGTTGTGCACTGAGCTGAACccattttatccaaagcagcctCCTCCAGAGGACACTACCGTTGCCTTTGCATGTGCCCCAGAGTATATACTTTTTGACATAATTCCAATACTTGTACCAGTTGGGAGGGCCTGGGAGGAACAGTCTGTCCCACTACTGACATTCTGTTATCATGTGCTGTAGAAGTTCTGTCACCACACTTTGTATAACTGTAAGACTACTTGTGGTGCTTGTTAAAGCAGGAATATTACATGTGATCAGCACTTTGTTAATCCTCTAAGCCACATTTAAAGCTGCTCACTTTCTGTGTGAAAGGGTATGACATGGGAGAGGTGGAGGATAACAATTCTTCCGCTCTTTTGACTATATTATCAGTACACATAGGTTCCTGATGCAGTAGGTTTAATAGGAGACCAttgacatttatacatttagcagatgcttttctccaaattgatgtACAACTCAATGAAAACAAGTGCATTTATTATGAAACCATTTATTATGAGACTGGAAAAATGTCCAGTTCAAGAGGAGACAACTCATGGACTGCTCTAGACCCCATTTTGTTCTCACCAAACTACATTGTTCTCATCATTATGATGCATGTACTGCAGCTGCTAGTGGAGCAAAAGAAGCTGAATAGACAGAGCCAGATCCTGCTGAAGAGTGTATCACCCAGTCAGGCTCTGCAAGAGGCCCTGGACCAGGTGTCTAAGCTTAGCCGAGCCCTGGAGGTACAGAATCTGGATCATCAGAAACAGGTGATACTATACGTTTTCTCTAATTGTGTATGCGCTGTTATCTCTGGGATTTTAATATGTAGGAAATGGCGTTTTTGTGCTTTGCTTTTACAAAAACTccttgttttgtaaaagcaaaatgtcatactctgatgtatgaatgagtgaaacTCTATAAGTTGGCATAAAACTGTCAGCTATCcaacaaattatttataaaacattctAGTGTCACATTATAGAAAATaaagtcagttttattttttccatgcaaAATAGCATGAACAACAAAggttttaataatttctaataATTAATTGCCATTTACAGTGAGATGATTCAAGTGAGACTCATGCAGCTAAAGGACACAAGTACATTAGTACTCTAAACATGGTCATACTGGTAATACTTCAGTGATCATCATTGATGTTCAGTGTGGCGGTGATAACGTTATTTCGCATATTGCATATGAATCAATAAAGCCATTCCACCTCGCTTTTCCCATTTGTATAGTTCTGAGAAAGTTTgagaaccctttggaattatttGGATTTCTGAAAAAATGGGTACTAAAATGTTATCTGAAGCTGAATAACAAATAAAGAGCTATAACTCCTGGAAAGACTTTATTACCGAGATTTTGACGAAGTTCATGTCACGTTTTCAGTCTttcttggggggaaaaaaaaaaacaaattttgggTAATTGCAAAAGGCATACCAACTTTTCCTCAGAGAtgcatacattttcttttcacactgaagaacaaaaaataattgaTGGTAACTCCATACGCAGTAGAAAAGGATTGTCCTGTAGCATGAGCTTTCTTTATGTAAATATCTGAAACAATAGAAATCAGTTGTTCATTCAAGCTATTTTTAGTTGAGTGCTCTTCTCAGCAAAAACTGCATCAGTGATCTTTTGGATAGTCCTGGGCAGCGTTTATAGGAATAGAGTCATTCGGCTGTGTTGGTCCTTCAGGCGTTTAGctgctttttaaattgattttaatcaATTGTAAGAAAGTGGGATCGTCGATCCTTCCTAGCCTGGAGAATGAGCCGAGTCCTGCCCTCCATTTAAAGAACAATTAACGCATTATTTGAGGTGAGAAGATACCAGACTGGCATCCTTCCGAAGCTACTTAGTGGCAATTATCACCCTGTgagcttttttgtttgtactCCTGTTATACACACTTCCTGCTCACGCAGAAAAGCAATCAGACTCATTACCATAACTTCTTTTAACATAATATTTTCCGACAGTTTACGTTTAGATTAAAATAGTCAAAATCTTCACATTACACTTGAAGTGTTTCTCATTTTCAGTGTTATGTGTCAGTTTTAATGAAGTTGTGGTGCCgaaaaaatgtttattgaattatttttttgacaATTTAATGTTCTGCTGTACTGAACACTGTATTGTTTGGTGTGTATGTCGATGCCATTGTTCATATGTCAGGTCTGCAGTATATTACTTGTAGGTGTCCCATGTTTCGGTCGCCGAGGACCATGTTTTCGTGTGTGTGCCTTATGTTGGCCAGTGAGAACTGcttctgtatttttgtgtgtgtgtgtgttgtttggtCAGATGAAAGCGATCCAAGAACAGCTTCAGGGCTCGGAGCTCCAGAAGGAAGTCTTGTCTTTGAGGCGGCAGATGCAGCTGTtggaggaagagaagagggGGATGGAAGAAAGATGCATGAAGTCAGAGGTGCAGGTCAAGGATCTGCGGTTCAGAGGTGGGGGGCCTGGGGATGATCTCTTGCTTTAATTCAGAAACGTAAAGAAATGTACTGATTGAACTAATTGATAGATATGCTCACCGAACATTGTGGCACAAGTATATAGGTATGGGACACTAAGTATGATGAGAAATCATCTTTCATTTGCTGCTGTTATAATTCTTCATTTTGCAGTGGAGGAGCTCCAAAAGAAGCTACAATCAGCAGTTAACCCTATTCCTggtcctcctccacctccacctcctcccccacccccacctccaccaccagcaCCTCCATCAACCAACCCTCTCAGGTGGGCTTTTGTTTAAGGGGACCACTTACCAACATGTTGTACTCCCTTGTGATCAACTTGCTCAAAAGCTGGGCCCACCTTTCCAGTTAACCTTgtctcttttgcttttttttaaagctcccTTCTGTCCATTCTTCGTAAAAAGAAGCAGACAAGTGAGGACATTCCTCTCGTTGTCCAGGACTCCTCAGGGACAGAGCCTGGTAATGACTTTCAATAACACACTTCCTCAACAAAGCCAGCGCTCATTTTGCACACATGAGTCAGTAATGACTGAGCCTTGGCTTGATGTTTATGTAATTCTTGATATAGTTTTTAAGTAGTCTTTTctatgggcttttttttttttagtatattttaaaaatcttagtGTTGCAGTGgctgtaaattttatttttttagtgcAGGTACCATAAGTTGGTCATTGGGACCAGAGTGTGTTCTCACTCTGAGTGATCATTTGAATTTGCAGCCACCTCACCTGGCTTCTTAAATTGGAAACTTTTGTATATTGgaagggggggcgtggtggcgcagcgggtttggccgaggcctgctctctggtgagtttgagtcccgcttggggtgccttgtgaagtgaaggactgacgtcccgtcctgggtgtgtgccctccccctccagccttgcgccctccgttgccgggttaggctctggctcactgcgaccccacttggaacaagcggtttgacagtgtctgtgtgtgtgtattgcagcaataatggcattgttgttgatgttggatTTAGTGACTTGCTCTCTTCTTTACCTGACTTAGGAGAGAAGAAAGTATCAGACATCCGGCAGCAGGCAGTGGATGAGATGATGCAGCGGATCAAAAAAGGGGTCAATCTGCGACCTGTCCGGCAGCCTTCAAAGAGCACTACCCTGCCACAGGTCTGCCCACCAGTCCTGCCCTTCCTCAGTGCACGGCTCTGTGGCTGTCTCATGTTTAATCCTACTTTGAATACATTTGAGTAACAGCAGAAACCAAAGTAATTAGATAAGTTTGGCTGCACTGAATAGAAATGTAACCTACTTACTGTACCAATGACTCAGGGAAGGTGTGTGTAGAGTAAGCATTGATCCAGTGCTAAATGCAGGGATCCCACAGTGCCCACAGACATATATTGTGGATCATAGTGTATATATCTAAGATATAATATCTAGGATGTAATATATGTTAAATCTGTTTTATAGGATGGGAAGATGCCTCCTGATTCTGCCGTTCAGGAGCTGAAAGGAATACTGGTGAGCTTTCAGTGTCTACTcatctattcatttaacaaGCCAGAAATATTTTTGCTTCAGTTTGACTACACAAGGCTATCAGACATAGAGCAGCTGAGGACAGTTATGAGATGATAATATGCTGTTGTAGGAAAGTAAAGTCTTGTTGCACCCATGTGCAATTTATGCAGGATACTTTCAGGCGGGGGTTGCCCATGCAATCTAGAGAGCAAGAACGTGCAGggcccacacagacagaactgGAAAAGGCACTACACAGACGACGTTGCATAGTCGAAACCAAAGTACAGACCCGTGAGTACCCATGATCAGGTTCATATGGTATCACTCTGTTTAGGAAAAAGTAATAATGGATTCTACAAAAGGAGAGCTAATTACCTTTAGTCCTCACAGTGTGCTGGTTTTTACTCATCcttgttgctttttttaaaattgttgctTAAGATGTTTCTTCTATTTCCAGTGTGAAAAAAATTACTCTAAAAGCTTGAAGACTCCAGAACCATAATTGAccatgtgctttaaaaaaaaaaaaaaaaaactgtactttcaTACTAATTGTtctgagggttagggttatttgCTGCTTTATGATTAAAGCTTGTTTCctattttatacagtatattcttataaaatactaaaatatttatcacagacaaaatttaattgaactatttttaaaaaattagctttccttattttgttctttgggattttatccattttttcccACTTCAGTATTAATCAAATACCAAGCTCTTATGCCTCTTCAGGAACTTCTTGCCTTCTTTGGATGGTCGAATGCAAACATACTCCTCATCCAGTGTACAGGCTGTGGGCCGCCCAGTTACTTTCTCTCTTTGGGCTGCAGGCTTCACTGGGCGATGTGATACACTTGGAGGAGAGCATTATTCACccagctccacctgctgccctataGGCGCCTGGCTGACCAGTAATGTCGCTGGAGCAGTGAAAGGAAGAGAATGCTCAGTAGTCTCACCCAGAAATGGCTTGTGTGGCTTGGCAATTTGTAGTTCCGGACGgttggacggatggatggatggacggatggatggatggatggatggacggatggacggatggatggatggatggaattagAATTAGATGGAATTCTTTTCCTTTCGTTGCTCCAGCgacttggatggatggatggacagatggatggatggttataTAAGCTTTTATATAAACTGCTTTTAACAGCTTTATTTCTTTTGCTATGGAATATTACACCTTATGCAGAACTGACCCAAAAAGGCACCTAATTAAGGAGCAttactgccacctgctgtggGTTACAAAATTTGGggatccccacccccaccccctttgcagaaaacatttcacttgactagtaaagcaaataaaaaaccaacaaacTCTCAAACTACACATGCAGCTATCGGGCAATTGAGGGCTTCATGTGCCATtggcaacagtttttttttatccctcatTCATCAAAGTAAAATATTCTGCAATGGAGACATCCTGCTCTTTGTTGCAATTTGCAACAGCCCATCGTAATTTAATTACTGacaatcattcatttattatgtGTGTAAATTAAGATCCTGTTGGCATAATGGTTCATGAGCACATGATGTTTTACCTATTTGAATTTACCCTTGCTCTGCTGATGACAAGATTATAACTGTGTCTGCAAGGTTGTTTTAGCTATGTGCACAAGGCTGCTCTTGCACCTTTTGTTCATGAGTTCgaaatgtaacaaatatttgtgtatgttCAGCAGATGTAAGCTTCtgtttctcaaaaaatataaaatgatggcacaaaatatattttaatattttgaaaatatgtactTGTACCTTTTACCACAAAGTGCTATCCTGACAATGCATAATATTCTCATTCTCATATGTGATTCTCATTCAGAGCCCTTCCATTTCTAGCAACATGTTTACCAGGAAATACCATAGCCCATTAACAATGCCATACAGGGGAAGAACGGTCATCCAGAGCACAAATGTGGAGGCCTTGGGGTGTCAAACGTGGGTGTTTGTGTGAAACGCAAGTAGAGTGTGAGTTTGTAGTCTAAGCGACGTGTGGATTAAGGCCTTATTTCCAGggatatgtaaatgttttgatccttttaagaaaaattgctttaaaatgGCTTTTTGTTAATGTGGATTCAGTGTTCCTAAGATATGTTAATACAGAATAAATTCTTTTTGTTCTCTCAGTAGTGAATGAAAGCACACCTGTAGGAGCCCTTTCATGGCGTGGAACGAATGCAGATGAGTCAGGATTATCGATCTAAATCTAACCTCTACCACTTCCTACATCTGGTAAAACTTACCTGTTGAACCGAGTTGTCTGGAATGCTCTTCTTTggaagtgttttacattttagctcAGATGGTTTTTAACTTCCTCTTCACCCTGTCACAGCGCAACAACATGTTATTTAGTTGCAATAGGGACATTTTTATCCAACGCAACTTGCTCAGTGTTCAGATTTACAACAATGGGTTTCCTTTTCTTactgttattttctttcttgtttgcCATGATATTGTGGGGTACACTTGAGTGACAAAAGAGCTGTTTCGGGAAGGTGCTGGACATAGCAGTAAGTAAGGATGCAACTATTTTGACCAAATAA harbors:
- the shtn1 gene encoding shootin-1 — its product is MDTSAERGRMDVISELSSRAIHEYEGLQQECETYKMECERIKKERDEAMKKLKEFQTVSHMVIEEVSIIQDNLEIEKSCRQSAEALASKLNRQNRSLKRKSMQLLAHLEPDVIAKISLKDDEEEDSGRQPEGGQDDVPCSSGHCHKIITELRNKLTLMLEAKAQVAIDLEETRERLREAREELLKEKHDNTVLIAKTIQQKELLAKYNRVSLLAVEEYEVMQGSLELEKDLRKEAENFARELLVEQKKLNRQSQILLKSVSPSQALQEALDQVSKLSRALEVQNLDHQKQMKAIQEQLQGSELQKEVLSLRRQMQLLEEEKRGMEERCMKSEVQVKDLRFRVEELQKKLQSAVNPIPGPPPPPPPPPPPPPPPAPPSTNPLSSLLSILRKKKQTSEDIPLVVQDSSGTEPGEKKVSDIRQQAVDEMMQRIKKGVNLRPVRQPSKSTTLPQDGKMPPDSAVQELKGILDTFRRGLPMQSREQERAGPTQTELEKALHRRRCIVETKVQTQPDSHLSQQKSDELEKDQVKTETLDSGKTTLA